One stretch of Streptomyces sp. MMBL 11-1 DNA includes these proteins:
- a CDS encoding SCO5717 family growth-regulating ATPase — protein MNGDRDEIRGGWDMPVDESSDADPAEMTGEFTIDYTPPAWYTQNAAGDSSGGAGSHLAPPPPPVGAPLSSPDLSATPGGFDPNWAPAPPAPAEPAVPAAPEAPASPTPVPETPHAQAPHVQTPHPQTSHPQTSHPQVPDAPAPSTPTRTPDAPTAPVADSQDAGPFGGGDVESGATMRFSPAALKREIAEREAEAAAGSAGGADSGSAAEGLSGAGEADDKKADALASGTDSGTDSGTDSEDAAPSGTSSEPATSLPALAATDSESASRTDTGSADSEGGAATGAGTDEAGGPGDAPTPDAVTGTGAGEQDVVARSTDLQNAAPQDAPPPAADAPHAAAAPVPWSPPAQGGALPPLPPAFQPAAPGPSAPQPAAQWPGSAPANEAPGGYGFPQTGQPPQAPQALQPPHAPQVPQQPHQQQPFPGQPGQSGTGAPLPPQAHPQAPQAPQGAGGYGFPPQGGYGFPQTGQPGQTGQPGQPGQPGQPPNAPQQHAPFPAQGTPNLPPAPQQPEAYGQHPQAAQAQPPHQQQQPPVDPRTGGAWPTPVAHDQRERSVPGAPLGYTAAVELSSDRLVRGKQKAKSSRNPSAASRFKLGGKKEEAERLRKLELIRTPVLSCYRIAVISLKGGVGKTTTTTALGSTLATERQDKILAIDANPDAGTLGRRVRRETGATIRDLVQAIPYLNSYMDIRRFTSQAPSGLEIIANDVDPAVSTTFNDEDYRRAIEVLGKQYPIILTDSGTGLLYSAMRGVLDLADQLIIISTPSVDGASSASTTLDWLSAHGYADLVQRSLTVISGVRETGKMIKVDDIVQHFETRCRGVVVVPFDEHLAAGAEVDLDMMRPKTREAYFNLSALVAEDFARAQQQQGLWTGDGQNPPPQFAPPMPGQQGYPAPAQPMPMPGQPMPGQQGGPGQQGGPGQHAPGQQVPGQHAPGQQVPGQQPYAPQQPGPGQPFPQHQPQPQPQPQHPGQPQQGQQQPYAQQQPYGGQPPYGGYQAAGQPGGPHPPQAPQGGPQNGWLQAPPPQAGPGAPGAGTPQPEQQEQQGGQAAPAGRPESQGPVPPAGWQQTPPQPPPAPQQ, from the coding sequence GTGAACGGCGATCGGGACGAGATCCGCGGCGGATGGGACATGCCCGTCGACGAGTCGTCCGACGCGGATCCCGCCGAGATGACGGGTGAGTTCACCATCGACTACACCCCTCCCGCCTGGTACACGCAGAACGCGGCGGGGGACTCGTCGGGAGGAGCGGGCTCGCACCTGGCGCCCCCTCCGCCGCCGGTGGGGGCGCCCCTGTCCTCACCCGACCTGTCGGCCACACCCGGCGGCTTCGACCCCAACTGGGCGCCCGCCCCTCCGGCGCCCGCCGAGCCGGCCGTCCCCGCGGCTCCGGAGGCCCCGGCCTCCCCCACCCCCGTGCCGGAGACGCCGCACGCACAGGCTCCGCACGTGCAGACTCCGCACCCGCAGACTTCGCACCCGCAGACTTCGCACCCGCAGGTTCCGGACGCTCCTGCTCCGTCGACGCCCACGCGGACTCCGGACGCTCCGACCGCTCCGGTGGCCGACAGCCAGGACGCCGGTCCTTTCGGCGGCGGCGATGTGGAGAGCGGCGCGACGATGCGGTTCTCGCCCGCCGCGCTCAAGCGGGAGATCGCGGAGCGCGAGGCGGAAGCCGCAGCCGGATCGGCCGGCGGGGCGGATTCCGGGTCCGCCGCGGAAGGTCTGTCCGGTGCCGGAGAAGCGGACGACAAGAAGGCCGACGCCCTCGCCTCCGGTACGGACTCCGGTACGGACTCCGGTACGGACTCCGAGGACGCGGCCCCCTCCGGTACGTCATCCGAGCCGGCCACCTCCCTTCCCGCGCTCGCCGCCACGGACTCCGAATCCGCCTCCCGTACGGATACGGGCTCCGCGGATTCCGAGGGCGGAGCCGCGACCGGAGCGGGCACCGACGAGGCCGGGGGCCCCGGTGACGCCCCCACCCCCGACGCCGTCACGGGCACGGGCGCGGGCGAGCAGGACGTCGTAGCGCGGAGCACGGATCTCCAGAACGCCGCGCCCCAGGACGCGCCGCCCCCCGCCGCCGACGCCCCGCATGCCGCCGCCGCACCGGTGCCGTGGTCGCCTCCCGCCCAGGGCGGCGCGCTGCCGCCGCTGCCGCCCGCCTTCCAGCCGGCGGCTCCGGGGCCCTCCGCGCCGCAGCCCGCGGCGCAGTGGCCCGGTTCCGCCCCGGCGAACGAGGCGCCCGGCGGCTACGGCTTCCCGCAGACGGGACAGCCGCCCCAGGCACCCCAGGCGCTTCAGCCCCCTCACGCGCCCCAGGTTCCCCAGCAACCGCACCAGCAGCAGCCTTTCCCCGGTCAGCCCGGTCAGTCCGGAACCGGCGCACCGCTGCCACCTCAGGCTCACCCGCAGGCCCCGCAGGCCCCGCAGGGCGCGGGCGGCTACGGCTTCCCGCCGCAGGGCGGGTACGGCTTCCCTCAGACCGGCCAGCCCGGACAGACCGGCCAGCCGGGACAGCCCGGGCAGCCCGGACAGCCGCCCAACGCGCCGCAGCAGCACGCCCCCTTCCCGGCCCAGGGCACCCCGAACCTCCCTCCCGCCCCGCAGCAGCCGGAGGCGTACGGACAGCACCCCCAGGCCGCCCAGGCCCAGCCGCCGCACCAGCAGCAGCAACCGCCCGTCGACCCGCGTACGGGCGGAGCCTGGCCCACCCCCGTCGCCCACGACCAGCGCGAGCGGTCGGTGCCCGGCGCCCCGCTCGGGTACACGGCGGCCGTCGAGCTCTCCTCCGACCGGCTGGTGCGGGGCAAGCAGAAGGCCAAGAGCAGCCGTAACCCCTCGGCCGCCTCCCGGTTCAAGCTGGGCGGCAAGAAGGAGGAGGCCGAGCGGCTGCGCAAGCTGGAGCTGATCCGCACCCCAGTGCTGTCCTGCTACCGCATCGCCGTCATCAGCCTCAAGGGCGGTGTCGGCAAGACCACCACGACCACCGCCCTCGGTTCGACGCTGGCCACCGAGCGGCAGGACAAGATCCTCGCCATCGACGCCAACCCGGACGCCGGAACGCTGGGCCGACGGGTGCGCCGCGAGACCGGGGCGACCATCCGCGACCTGGTCCAGGCGATCCCGTACCTCAACTCGTACATGGACATCCGCCGGTTCACCTCGCAGGCGCCCTCCGGTCTGGAGATCATCGCCAACGACGTGGACCCGGCGGTCTCCACGACGTTCAACGACGAGGACTACCGGCGCGCGATCGAGGTGCTCGGCAAGCAGTACCCGATCATCCTCACCGACTCCGGCACCGGACTGCTGTACAGCGCGATGCGCGGGGTGCTCGACCTCGCCGACCAGCTGATCATCATCTCGACGCCCTCGGTCGACGGCGCGTCCAGCGCCTCCACGACGCTGGACTGGCTCTCGGCCCACGGCTACGCCGACCTGGTGCAGCGTTCGCTCACCGTCATCTCCGGCGTTCGCGAGACCGGCAAGATGATCAAGGTGGACGACATCGTCCAGCACTTCGAGACGCGCTGCCGCGGAGTCGTCGTCGTGCCGTTCGACGAGCACCTGGCGGCGGGCGCCGAGGTCGACCTCGACATGATGCGGCCCAAGACCCGTGAGGCGTACTTCAACCTCTCGGCGCTGGTGGCCGAGGACTTCGCGCGGGCGCAGCAGCAGCAGGGGCTGTGGACGGGGGACGGCCAGAACCCGCCGCCGCAGTTCGCCCCGCCGATGCCCGGTCAGCAGGGCTACCCGGCACCCGCCCAGCCGATGCCGATGCCGGGACAGCCGATGCCCGGCCAACAGGGTGGCCCCGGCCAGCAGGGCGGCCCCGGTCAGCACGCTCCCGGCCAACAGGTCCCGGGCCAGCACGCTCCCGGCCAGCAGGTCCCGGGCCAGCAGCCGTACGCACCGCAGCAGCCCGGCCCCGGCCAGCCCTTCCCGCAGCACCAGCCGCAGCCGCAGCCGCAGCCGCAGCACCCCGGGCAGCCTCAGCAGGGGCAGCAGCAGCCGTACGCCCAGCAGCAGCCCTACGGCGGGCAGCCGCCGTACGGGGGATATCAGGCGGCCGGTCAGCCGGGCGGCCCCCATCCTCCGCAGGCGCCGCAGGGCGGACCGCAGAACGGGTGGCTCCAGGCGCCTCCCCCGCAGGCCGGGCCGGGCGCACCCGGGGCCGGTACGCCGCAGCCGGAGCAGCAGGAGCAGCAGGGCGGGCAGGCCGCCCCGGCAGGCCGGCCCGAGTCGCAGGGCCCGGTGCCTCCCGCCGGCTGGCAGCAGACGCCTCCGCAACCGCCGCCGGCGCCTCAGCAGTAG
- a CDS encoding DUF397 domain-containing protein: MGTQQEKDELYALDISDVTWLSAPGTEEAEERVEIAHLPDGAVAMRSSLDPDTVLRYTEAEWTAFVLGARDGEFDLT, from the coding sequence ATGGGCACCCAGCAGGAAAAGGATGAGCTCTACGCTCTCGACATCTCGGATGTGACGTGGCTCAGCGCGCCCGGCACGGAGGAGGCCGAGGAGCGGGTCGAGATCGCGCATCTGCCGGACGGCGCGGTCGCCATGCGCTCCTCGCTGGACCCGGACACCGTCCTGCGGTACACGGAGGCGGAGTGGACGGCGTTCGTCCTGGGCGCTCGCGACGGCGAGTTCGACCTCACGTAG
- the eccE gene encoding type VII secretion protein EccE → MGAATRERTGRAGRRASGTSRRQRSNESPATPPAQPSGTPGPNAPAATTLRSISRTDRVRPVLRQLVIVEVGLVVAAVGAALGGAWLIPSLVVLGLLVALAVVRRRGRALQDWMSSALGLRARRRSAGTPPSDAEPMLAPVAENVPGFGPQVYVDRAHRTVGMLGDGTFLTAVVRVEASGESLRPAFGARSLPLSLLGDALQVDDIVLESAQLVQQVRCAPAPHLPQQSVARLSYAPLQDQTGAPALRMTWVAVKLDPELCREAIEARGGGMEGAQRCLVRVADHVASRVTGAGFQAVVLDQDELNSAVATSACANPILSGRAGRPDAAPQRRTTETSRVWRCDDRWHTTYAVDRWPELGRGATPLPQLVALLTSVPAYATTFSLTVRRGVRQGSTSVAGHVRVTGGSDTELIGVRRTLEQAARHAKVGLARLDREQLPGVLATLPLGGAQ, encoded by the coding sequence ATGGGTGCAGCTACGCGCGAGCGTACCGGGCGGGCGGGTCGTCGAGCCTCCGGGACTTCCCGGAGGCAACGTAGCAACGAGTCGCCCGCGACGCCTCCCGCCCAGCCCTCCGGCACCCCCGGGCCGAACGCTCCCGCCGCGACGACGCTGCGTTCGATCTCCCGGACCGACCGGGTGCGCCCCGTGCTGCGGCAACTGGTGATCGTCGAGGTGGGCCTCGTGGTCGCCGCCGTGGGCGCGGCGCTCGGGGGCGCCTGGCTGATCCCGTCGCTCGTGGTCCTCGGTCTGCTGGTCGCCCTCGCGGTGGTACGCCGACGGGGCCGCGCGCTCCAGGACTGGATGTCGAGCGCCCTCGGGCTCCGGGCCCGGCGCCGGTCCGCCGGCACACCGCCCTCGGACGCGGAGCCGATGCTGGCGCCGGTCGCCGAGAACGTGCCCGGCTTCGGCCCGCAGGTGTACGTGGACCGGGCCCACCGGACGGTGGGCATGCTCGGCGACGGCACGTTCCTGACGGCCGTGGTGCGGGTGGAGGCGAGCGGCGAGTCGCTGAGGCCCGCGTTCGGCGCCCGGTCGCTCCCGCTGTCGCTGCTGGGCGACGCCCTCCAGGTGGACGACATCGTGCTGGAGTCGGCGCAGTTGGTGCAGCAGGTGCGGTGCGCACCGGCCCCTCATCTGCCGCAGCAGTCGGTGGCCCGGCTCAGTTACGCCCCGTTGCAGGACCAGACCGGTGCGCCCGCGCTGCGGATGACGTGGGTGGCGGTGAAGCTGGATCCCGAGCTGTGCCGGGAGGCCATCGAGGCGCGCGGCGGCGGGATGGAGGGTGCGCAGCGCTGCCTGGTGCGGGTCGCGGATCATGTGGCGAGCCGGGTCACGGGCGCCGGTTTCCAGGCAGTGGTGCTGGATCAGGACGAGTTGAACTCCGCTGTGGCCACCTCCGCGTGCGCCAACCCCATCCTGTCGGGGCGGGCGGGCCGGCCGGACGCCGCACCGCAGCGCCGTACGACGGAGACGTCCCGGGTCTGGCGGTGCGACGACCGCTGGCACACCACGTACGCGGTGGACCGCTGGCCCGAGCTGGGCCGGGGCGCGACGCCGCTGCCGCAGTTGGTCGCGTTGCTGACCTCGGTGCCCGCGTACGCGACGACGTTCAGCCTCACCGTGCGCCGCGGGGTGCGTCAGGGCTCGACGAGTGTGGCCGGTCATGTGCGGGTCACCGGCGGCTCGGACACCGAACTGATCGGCGTGAGAAGGACGTTGGAGCAAGCAGCCCGGCACGCCAAGGTGGGGCTGGCACGACTGGACCGCGAGCAGTTGCCGGGCGTCCTGGCCACGCTCCCGCTGGGAGGCGCACAGTGA
- the eccB gene encoding type VII secretion protein EccB, with translation MASRRDELNAYTFAKRRLIAQFLQPNPTGSEEGAPKPLRAVLPGAIIAVVVLAVFGAWGMFKPVAPQKWDAAKEHVIIASKSTTRYVVLETDGKKQLHPVLNMASAKLLLAPDKGTVVNVSESVLDSGKIPHGATLGIPYAPDRLPDSKEAGAAKRWAVCERPGEGGRAIQKATFIFAEREEKKTEGKNALSGGELMYVEGPGPDRTRYIVDAAGKAYPVKKDELLLRTLVDHGAEPQRVSAAWLATLHTGAPITFPTVDGTPGAPAGAPGTLDEESNRVGMVLTATAGTKTQSYVVLPGRVAPVSDFTAKLLLSSRQLVDLEQAGNAKPVSAAELEPGAPFNQKKDWPVSKPEAVNSPDVTKGSRNTVCNVLRGVDADSGTTTLSTWVGTSFPATLPTGSSSAYVTPGSGEFFRQFKGSTTSAGFLFLVTDTGLRYAMQSNSDSGQDDSGIGESGSKKERESQQEEARQAQNRLGYKDVDPNPVPAAWSALLPTGPRLSTGAASQPQGS, from the coding sequence ATGGCATCACGGCGGGATGAGCTCAACGCCTATACCTTTGCGAAGCGGAGGTTGATCGCACAGTTTCTGCAGCCCAACCCCACAGGTTCCGAGGAAGGCGCCCCCAAACCGCTGCGCGCGGTACTGCCCGGGGCCATCATCGCCGTCGTGGTCCTCGCCGTCTTCGGCGCCTGGGGCATGTTCAAGCCGGTCGCCCCGCAGAAGTGGGACGCCGCCAAGGAACACGTCATCATCGCCAGCAAATCCACCACCCGCTACGTGGTGCTGGAGACCGACGGCAAGAAGCAGTTGCACCCCGTCCTGAACATGGCCTCGGCCAAGCTCCTGCTCGCCCCGGACAAGGGCACCGTCGTCAACGTCAGCGAATCGGTCCTGGACAGCGGCAAGATTCCGCACGGCGCGACGCTCGGCATCCCGTACGCCCCCGACCGGCTGCCCGACTCCAAGGAGGCGGGGGCGGCCAAACGCTGGGCGGTCTGCGAACGGCCCGGCGAGGGCGGCAGGGCCATCCAGAAGGCGACCTTCATCTTCGCCGAGCGCGAGGAGAAGAAGACCGAGGGCAAGAACGCCCTGAGCGGCGGTGAGCTGATGTACGTCGAGGGACCCGGACCGGACCGGACCCGCTACATCGTGGACGCCGCCGGCAAGGCCTACCCCGTCAAGAAGGACGAACTGCTCCTGCGGACCCTGGTCGACCACGGTGCCGAGCCCCAACGGGTCTCGGCCGCCTGGCTGGCGACGCTGCACACCGGGGCCCCGATCACCTTCCCGACCGTGGACGGCACCCCCGGGGCCCCGGCGGGCGCCCCCGGCACGCTCGACGAGGAGTCGAACAGGGTCGGCATGGTCCTGACCGCCACGGCGGGAACCAAGACCCAGAGCTACGTCGTCCTGCCGGGCAGGGTCGCCCCCGTCTCGGACTTCACCGCCAAACTCCTGCTCAGCAGCCGACAGCTGGTGGACCTGGAGCAGGCGGGCAACGCCAAGCCGGTCAGCGCCGCCGAACTCGAACCGGGCGCACCCTTCAACCAGAAGAAGGACTGGCCGGTCAGCAAGCCCGAGGCCGTCAACTCCCCGGACGTCACGAAGGGCAGCCGGAACACCGTGTGCAACGTACTGCGCGGCGTCGACGCGGACAGCGGCACCACCACGCTGAGCACGTGGGTGGGAACGAGCTTCCCCGCGACGCTCCCCACCGGCTCCAGCAGCGCCTATGTCACGCCGGGATCGGGCGAGTTCTTCCGCCAGTTCAAGGGCTCCACGACCAGCGCCGGCTTCCTGTTCCTGGTCACCGACACCGGCCTGCGCTACGCGATGCAGTCCAACAGCGACAGCGGCCAGGACGACTCCGGCATCGGCGAATCCGGCTCGAAGAAGGAGCGGGAGTCCCAGCAGGAGGAGGCGCGGCAGGCGCAGAACCGGCTCGGCTACAAGGACGTCGACCCCAACCCCGTACCGGCGGCCTGGTCCGCCCTCCTGCCGACCGGCCCCCGGCTCTCCACCGGCGCGGCCAGCCAGCCGCAGGGCTCGTGA
- the mycP gene encoding type VII secretion-associated serine protease mycosin — MATHDHDHHGTTRRLLTAAAATAVLVVTLPALPAAAADSTQCTFPSKNYPGRPWALQRVLLDEVWKQSTGKGVRVAVIDTGVDVRNKQLKPAVDTGAGRNFLPKNLKADDGTKIERGKENGTTDTVGHGTKVAGIIAAREMKGTGFSGLAPDATIIPLQQNDAEGHGTAETLALAIRYATEKADADIINISQDTADAVKPSPALRQAVDDALAREIVVVASAGNDGLGGNVKETYPASFKGVLAVASSDRNNERAAFSQSGDFVGIAAPGVDMISTVPGGGHCADNGTSFSAPYVAGVAALIKAKHPEWTQEQIVAQMQQTAERSVAGHDRLVGWGVVDPVRALTEDDKPIDRPVAGEGMSKGKAPTPAELHLGETADERNARLATYVMVGGGVLVAAIAGTAVAVRDKRRRAGRLAGEA; from the coding sequence ATGGCGACCCACGACCACGACCACCACGGCACGACCCGCCGCCTGCTCACCGCCGCGGCGGCCACGGCCGTCCTCGTCGTCACCCTGCCGGCGCTGCCGGCGGCCGCGGCCGACTCGACCCAGTGCACGTTCCCCTCGAAGAACTACCCGGGCCGCCCCTGGGCGTTGCAACGCGTCCTGCTGGACGAGGTGTGGAAGCAGTCCACCGGCAAGGGCGTACGCGTAGCCGTCATCGACACCGGCGTCGACGTCAGGAACAAACAGCTCAAACCCGCCGTGGACACCGGGGCGGGCCGCAACTTCCTGCCGAAGAACCTCAAGGCCGACGACGGGACGAAGATCGAGCGCGGCAAGGAGAACGGCACCACGGACACCGTGGGCCACGGCACCAAAGTCGCCGGCATCATCGCCGCGCGCGAGATGAAGGGCACGGGCTTCAGCGGCCTGGCCCCCGACGCGACGATCATCCCACTCCAGCAGAACGACGCCGAGGGCCACGGAACGGCCGAGACCCTCGCCCTCGCCATCCGCTACGCCACCGAGAAGGCCGACGCGGACATCATCAACATCTCCCAGGACACCGCCGACGCCGTGAAGCCGTCCCCGGCCCTGAGACAGGCTGTGGACGACGCTCTCGCCCGGGAGATCGTGGTCGTCGCCTCGGCCGGCAACGACGGACTCGGCGGCAACGTCAAGGAGACCTACCCGGCCTCCTTCAAGGGCGTCCTCGCGGTCGCCTCCTCGGACCGGAACAACGAACGAGCGGCCTTCTCCCAGTCCGGCGACTTCGTCGGCATCGCCGCCCCCGGCGTGGACATGATCTCCACGGTCCCCGGCGGCGGACACTGCGCCGACAACGGAACCAGCTTCTCCGCCCCGTACGTCGCCGGCGTCGCCGCCCTGATCAAGGCGAAGCACCCCGAGTGGACGCAGGAGCAGATCGTCGCGCAGATGCAGCAGACGGCGGAACGCTCGGTCGCGGGCCACGACCGCCTGGTCGGCTGGGGCGTGGTGGACCCGGTACGCGCCCTCACCGAGGACGACAAACCGATCGACCGCCCGGTCGCGGGCGAGGGGATGAGCAAGGGCAAAGCCCCTACCCCCGCCGAACTGCACCTGGGCGAGACGGCCGACGAGCGGAACGCACGCCTGGCGACGTACGTCATGGTCGGCGGCGGCGTCCTGGTGGCGGCCATCGCGGGTACGGCCGTGGCGGTACGGGACAAGCGGAGACGCGCGGGGCGCTTGGCGGGCGAGGCGTAG
- a CDS encoding S8 family serine peptidase, translated as MTAGMGRAHGRVLSALAVAASWSVVFVGVAQPAAADTQAKQWYLSAMQAEEMWKVTTGEGIKVAVVDTGVNSSTPSLRGQVLKGVDVTGAPGDETDDYRGHGTTMAELIAGTGKGGALKGLAPGAEIIPVRMSDVGFMTKRNTVIGDMKKAIRAAADSDAQIISVSMADDFSDREEHEAVKYAESKGKLVIAGVGNEGDKENRKQYPASYPEVVGVASADRSGKVSYYSQHSGSVDVASPGSDVPGWCDNSFKSYCDGDGGTSAATAIASASAALVWSLHPDWTANQVLNVLFDTASRDWKKGETSTYLGHGLIRPSMNVLKGKGDPGDPDISPLTKKKTTGPADASEKPATSASPQPAKNGAEGDKPVAAEESKSSGDESQLGLILGVAAVVVVLGGVAYAVVRRRKAA; from the coding sequence ATGACAGCAGGAATGGGCCGGGCTCATGGGCGCGTGCTCAGCGCGCTGGCTGTAGCCGCTTCGTGGAGCGTGGTGTTTGTCGGCGTGGCGCAGCCTGCCGCAGCTGACACGCAGGCGAAGCAGTGGTATCTCAGCGCGATGCAGGCTGAGGAAATGTGGAAGGTCACGACCGGCGAAGGCATCAAAGTTGCTGTTGTCGACACGGGAGTGAACTCCTCGACGCCGTCGCTGCGAGGGCAGGTCCTCAAGGGGGTTGACGTTACTGGTGCGCCCGGCGACGAAACCGACGACTACCGCGGGCACGGTACGACGATGGCCGAGTTGATCGCCGGGACGGGCAAGGGAGGCGCTCTGAAGGGACTTGCCCCAGGAGCCGAAATCATTCCTGTGCGCATGAGCGACGTCGGCTTTATGACGAAACGCAACACTGTTATCGGCGACATGAAGAAAGCCATCCGAGCCGCAGCCGACAGTGATGCACAGATCATCAGCGTTTCTATGGCTGACGACTTCTCCGATCGCGAGGAGCATGAAGCCGTCAAATATGCTGAAAGTAAGGGAAAGCTGGTCATCGCCGGCGTCGGCAATGAGGGGGACAAGGAGAACCGGAAGCAGTATCCGGCCTCGTACCCCGAGGTAGTGGGTGTTGCCTCGGCGGATCGCAGTGGGAAGGTCTCGTACTACTCGCAGCACTCGGGTTCCGTAGACGTCGCGTCCCCCGGGAGCGACGTTCCCGGATGGTGCGACAACTCCTTCAAGAGCTACTGCGACGGCGACGGCGGCACCAGCGCCGCCACCGCCATCGCCTCCGCCTCCGCCGCCCTCGTCTGGTCCCTCCACCCCGACTGGACCGCCAACCAGGTACTCAACGTCCTCTTCGACACGGCGAGCCGTGACTGGAAGAAGGGCGAGACCAGCACGTACCTCGGTCACGGTCTCATCCGCCCCTCGATGAACGTCCTCAAGGGCAAGGGCGACCCCGGCGACCCGGACATCAGCCCGCTCACCAAGAAGAAGACCACCGGCCCCGCCGACGCGTCCGAGAAGCCCGCCACCTCAGCCTCGCCGCAGCCCGCCAAGAACGGCGCGGAAGGTGACAAGCCCGTGGCGGCGGAAGAATCCAAGTCCTCGGGGGACGAAAGCCAGTTGGGCCTGATCCTCGGAGTGGCCGCAGTTGTGGTCGTGCTCGGAGGAGTGGCCTACGCCGTGGTCCGCAGGCGTAAGGCCGCTTGA
- a CDS encoding WXG100 family type VII secretion target, with protein MADQKVSDAALLKLEGDLGIKFDSVKGQLRQLHATIDNLEGKWQGIGANHFNQKQTEINNRMVSLAKQLVRFQESIKAARTISGDNEDEIRQALAGVDVVEGHNTSAKEQSSSLNSF; from the coding sequence ATGGCAGACCAGAAGGTCTCAGATGCCGCGCTCCTGAAGCTCGAGGGTGACCTCGGCATCAAGTTCGACTCGGTGAAGGGGCAGCTCCGGCAGCTCCACGCGACGATCGACAACCTCGAAGGCAAGTGGCAGGGCATCGGTGCCAACCACTTCAACCAGAAGCAGACCGAGATCAACAACCGCATGGTCAGCCTGGCCAAGCAGCTCGTCCGCTTCCAGGAGTCCATCAAGGCCGCCCGTACCATCTCGGGCGACAACGAGGACGAGATCCGCCAGGCCCTCGCGGGTGTGGATGTTGTGGAGGGCCACAACACCAGCGCGAAGGAACAGTCCTCCAGCCTGAACAGCTTCTGA
- a CDS encoding WXG100 family type VII secretion target — protein MGTNDGTTVVTYASLDLAAGEIKKQAKQLDMDLKEIQAMIAKVSEVWEGEAKQAYTAAQNRWRTDADAIRANLEEIANKVSEASPIYRSGDKRAAANF, from the coding sequence ATGGGAACCAACGACGGTACGACGGTCGTCACTTACGCGAGCCTTGATCTCGCGGCCGGTGAGATCAAGAAGCAGGCGAAGCAGCTCGACATGGACCTCAAAGAGATCCAGGCCATGATCGCGAAGGTTTCGGAAGTGTGGGAGGGCGAGGCGAAGCAGGCCTACACCGCCGCCCAGAACAGGTGGAGGACGGACGCCGACGCCATCCGCGCCAACCTCGAGGAAATCGCCAACAAGGTCAGCGAGGCGTCGCCCATCTACCGCAGTGGTGACAAGCGGGCGGCAGCGAACTTCTAA